From the Actinomycetes bacterium genome, the window GGCCAGGGCCTGGGCCCACGCGTAGGGCGTGGCCGGGTCACGCGTCGTCCCGACGACGAGGATCGGCGGCGCACCGGCCGCGTGGATCGGCCCGGCCTGGTCGGTGGCCGGCACCGGCCACATGGTGCAGGGCAGGTTGCTCCAGGCCAGGTACGCGCCGAAGACCGGCGAGATCTTGGCCCAGTCGGTCGCGTTGCCGCGGATCTGCGCCAGCGTCGAGTGGTCCGCGCGGTCCACGCAGTTGACCGCGTAGATGACCTCGTTCTGGTTGGACGTGTAGTGCCCGTCGGAGGCCCGATCGGTGTACAGGTCGGCCAGCTGCAACAGGATCGAGCCGTCGCCCTGCAGCGCCCGGGCGAGCGCCTGGCGCAGCACCGGCCAGCCCTGCTCGGGTGCGTACATCGCGAACACGATGCCCAGCAGGGCCAGCGACTCCGTCACGGGGCGTGAGCCGGCCAGCGGGTGAGCGTCCGCACGTGCCAGCAGGTCGACGATCTGCTGCTGCGCCGTGGCCTCGTCCGGACCCACCGGGCAGTCACTGTGGGTGAAGCAGTCTTTGAGGAAGTCGTCGAGGGCCAGCTGGAACCCCTCCGCCTGGCCCTTGCCCAGCTCCACCGCGTCGATGGCCGGGTCGATGGCGCCGTCCAGCACCATCCTGCCGACCTTGGTCGGGAACTCCTCGGCGTAGGTGGCCCCCAGGAACGTGCCGTAGGAAGCCCCAAAGTAGTTGAGCTTCACCTCGCCGACGACGGCCCGGATGATGTCCATGTCCCGCGCCGCGTCCACCGTGCCGACGAACGGCAGCAGCCGGCCGCTGCGCT encodes:
- a CDS encoding alpha/beta hydrolase yields the protein MRRTARTRFVAAVAGGLVAVLAPAACSATSSSTPPSATPQAGSTTTPTVSLQQFYDQKVTWKSCGGGFFCATVEVPLIYQQPDAGTVGLSVIKLPARDQAHRLGSLLVNPGGPGGSGVDYARAADRAFTSTLLNAYDIVGFDPRGVASSDPVKCLTDKQLDVFIAIDGSPDTPAAEQALVAVSKEFEQGCEQRSGRLLPFVGTVDAARDMDIIRAVVGEVKLNYFGASYGTFLGATYAEEFPTKVGRMVLDGAIDPAIDAVELGKGQAEGFQLALDDFLKDCFTHSDCPVGPDEATAQQQIVDLLARADAHPLAGSRPVTESLALLGIVFAMYAPEQGWPVLRQALARALQGDGSILLQLADLYTDRASDGHYTSNQNEVIYAVNCVDRADHSTLAQIRGNATDWAKISPVFGAYLAWSNLPCTMWPVPATDQAGPIHAAGAPPILVVGTTRDPATPYAWAQALASELDSGRLLTYEGDGHTAYNRGSQCIDTAVDGYLTKGALPAVGTRCT